One genomic window of Devosia salina includes the following:
- a CDS encoding BrnA antitoxin family protein, translated as MKDEDIDFSDIPELDENFWQNARVVYPDGTSSVTLRVKNSVLEAFKADGKGYQTRMNAVLEAYVKATKKAG; from the coding sequence ATGAAGGACGAAGACATCGACTTCAGCGACATTCCCGAGCTGGACGAAAACTTCTGGCAGAATGCGCGAGTGGTCTATCCGGACGGCACCAGTTCGGTCACCCTGCGGGTCAAGAACTCCGTTCTCGAAGCCTTCAAGGCCGACGGCAAGGGCTACCAGACGCGCATGAATGCAGTGCTGGAAGCCTATGTGAAGGCGACCAAGAAGGCGGGTTAG
- a CDS encoding NAD(P)/FAD-dependent oxidoreductase, with product MQDVIIIGGSFAGLTAAMQLGRARRKVTVLDTGLNRNRYAENAHNIFGHDGAPPADLLGAARRQVAHYPTVELVGAGAVSISGEPDNFAVATTAGDTISGRRLILSYGIVDQFPDMAGFAECWGKTVIHCPFCHGYEVAGRPWALLYSSPMSLHGPMLYANWTDDITLILDGHEIIDEERHKLEKRRVRIYDGKLASISQQGGRIEGVTLDDGTSVELAALYAHPRNRPSADLHAQLGLDMQATPTGTMIAVGDMQATSRPGIYAAGDLAMAMHSVTFATNAGSLAAMGALQSMLV from the coding sequence ATGCAGGACGTCATCATCATCGGCGGCAGCTTCGCCGGTCTTACCGCCGCCATGCAACTGGGTCGCGCCCGCCGCAAGGTCACGGTGCTCGACACCGGCCTCAACCGTAATCGCTATGCCGAAAATGCGCACAATATCTTCGGCCATGACGGCGCCCCGCCTGCCGACCTGCTCGGCGCCGCCCGCCGGCAGGTCGCGCATTACCCGACCGTCGAGCTGGTCGGCGCCGGGGCCGTTTCCATCTCGGGCGAGCCCGACAACTTCGCCGTCGCCACCACCGCGGGCGACACCATCTCCGGGCGCCGCCTCATCCTCAGCTACGGCATTGTCGACCAATTCCCAGACATGGCCGGCTTTGCCGAATGCTGGGGCAAGACGGTCATTCATTGCCCCTTCTGCCACGGCTACGAGGTGGCGGGGCGGCCCTGGGCGCTGCTCTATTCCTCGCCCATGTCGCTGCATGGGCCCATGCTCTATGCCAACTGGACCGACGACATCACTCTCATCCTCGATGGCCATGAGATCATCGATGAGGAGCGGCACAAGCTCGAAAAGCGCCGCGTGCGAATCTACGACGGCAAGCTCGCCAGCATCAGCCAACAGGGTGGACGCATCGAGGGCGTCACCCTCGACGACGGCACCAGCGTCGAACTGGCCGCGCTCTACGCCCATCCGCGCAACCGCCCCTCGGCCGATCTGCATGCCCAGCTCGGCCTCGACATGCAGGCCACGCCCACCGGCACCATGATTGCCGTCGGTGACATGCAGGCCACATCCCGCCCCGGCATCTACGCCGCCGGTGATCTCGCCATGGCCATGCACTCGGTCACCTTCGCCACCAATGCCGGCTCACTGGCCGCCATGGGCGCCTTGCAGTCGATGCTGGTATAG
- a CDS encoding aldo/keto reductase yields the protein MTYRADPARYDSMQYRRSGKSGLKLPVVSLGLWQNFGGTRDYPSAMEILGYAFDQGITHFDLANNYGPPAGSSEELFGQVMARDFRPYRDEMIISTKAGYNMWPGPYGEWGSRKYLLASLDQSLKRMGLDYVDIFYSHRFDPDTPLEETMGALAHAVKSGKALYVGISSYPEQQTREAHRLLKEMGVACTIHQPSYSMINRWIENDKTIDACGELGIGVIAFSPLAQGVLSGKYNTGNTEGSRGDNPKGTLRASHIEPRVLEAVDKVGEIARARGQSMVQLALSWVLRRQEMTSALIGVRTLEQLKDNLGVLNNLDLSAEEIAAIDEATKGGQMDLQPRPQGWLR from the coding sequence ATGACCTATCGGGCCGATCCGGCACGCTATGACAGCATGCAATACCGCCGTTCGGGCAAATCCGGCCTGAAACTGCCGGTGGTGAGCCTAGGGCTCTGGCAGAATTTCGGCGGCACGCGGGACTATCCCAGCGCCATGGAAATCCTGGGCTATGCCTTTGACCAGGGGATTACCCATTTCGACCTGGCCAATAATTACGGACCGCCGGCGGGGTCATCGGAAGAACTGTTCGGGCAGGTGATGGCTCGGGATTTCCGACCCTATCGCGACGAGATGATCATCTCGACCAAGGCGGGCTACAATATGTGGCCGGGGCCCTATGGCGAATGGGGGAGCCGGAAATACCTGCTGGCCAGCCTGGACCAGTCGCTCAAGCGCATGGGGCTCGACTATGTCGACATCTTCTATTCGCACCGTTTCGACCCCGACACGCCGCTCGAAGAGACCATGGGGGCGCTGGCCCATGCGGTGAAAAGCGGCAAGGCGCTTTATGTCGGGATTTCTTCCTATCCCGAGCAGCAGACGCGCGAGGCCCATCGCCTATTGAAGGAGATGGGGGTGGCCTGCACGATCCATCAGCCGAGCTATTCGATGATCAATCGCTGGATCGAGAACGACAAGACGATCGATGCCTGCGGCGAGCTGGGGATCGGGGTGATCGCGTTTTCGCCGCTGGCCCAGGGCGTGTTGTCGGGCAAGTACAATACCGGCAATACCGAGGGTTCGCGCGGGGACAATCCCAAGGGCACGCTGCGCGCCAGCCATATCGAGCCGCGGGTGCTCGAGGCGGTCGATAAGGTCGGCGAGATCGCGCGGGCACGCGGCCAGTCCATGGTGCAGCTGGCGCTGAGCTGGGTGCTGCGGCGCCAGGAAATGACCTCGGCGCTGATCGGGGTCAGGACGCTGGAGCAGCTCAAGGACAATCTGGGCGTGCTCAACAATCTCGATCTCAGCGCCGAAGAGATTGCCGCGATCGATGAAGCCACCAAGGGCGGGCAGATGGACCTGCAGCCGCGGCCCCAGGGCTGGCTGCGGTAG
- a CDS encoding Rrf2 family transcriptional regulator, producing the protein MKRSSRLSIALHALVHLHAQPGKVLTSAALATCLMTNPVVVRRILGELREAGIVEASKGPNGGWALTRPAEEITLRQVYEAMGERLLVRTESDPGDVSCAIVRSVDRVMTDFLDDAEALLAARLARVRLSDIASTAMQAGFPRLD; encoded by the coding sequence ATGAAACGATCCAGTCGCCTGTCCATTGCCCTGCACGCCCTGGTGCATCTGCACGCCCAACCCGGCAAGGTGCTCACCTCCGCGGCGCTCGCCACTTGTCTCATGACCAATCCGGTTGTGGTTCGCCGCATTCTCGGGGAACTGCGCGAGGCCGGCATCGTTGAGGCCAGCAAGGGGCCAAATGGGGGCTGGGCACTCACGCGTCCAGCCGAAGAAATCACCCTGCGCCAGGTTTACGAGGCCATGGGCGAGCGCCTTCTGGTGCGCACCGAAAGCGATCCGGGCGACGTCAGCTGCGCCATCGTGCGCTCCGTCGACCGGGTCATGACCGATTTCCTCGACGACGCCGAGGCGCTGCTGGCCGCTCGACTGGCCCGGGTCCGCCTCAGCGACATTGCATCGACGGCCATGCAGGCGGGTTTCCCCCGCCTCGACTGA
- a CDS encoding TadG family pilus assembly protein, which produces MAILFAFGFAVSAAVSAIAVDAAALYHERRMLQAGVDLAAISAAVDPARAAEIAQSVLVEARLLAPASTDGLTVVTGRYDRSGSIAAERFTPGATPVNAVRVTLMRSGTLHFASSFAPEPSISAAGLAAVTPEVSFSLGSRLASLNGGLANALLSDLLGTNVSLSVADYTGLAAARIDALSFLDALGIRMGLSAITYDDLLALDADAGLIAMALADLTNGPVNLALLSLAGGSAGNAVPLSRLMALGRLGGLQLGSAGAADISLSTLEVLTAAAALADGDRQVSLNLGAAVPGLVSLRLDLALGEPPQGGGWFAIGPVDTVLRTAQLRLRLRAELLGGPVLLGAGVSLPLWLDLAQAEARVAAATCPTPAAPQGSAVIEARPGLARLALGELGDYALADFGSPPALAPARLVDVLLLKVSGSAQIEIAQTTPVALGFSSADIAAGTLKTVTTTTPIASLAGSLLGELDLTVSVLGLGLASPALIAQALRDLLAPLAPTLDMTLAATLSTLGLGIGEADIRVYGVRCDHAVLVG; this is translated from the coding sequence ATGGCAATTCTGTTTGCCTTCGGCTTTGCCGTTTCTGCCGCCGTCTCGGCTATCGCGGTGGATGCGGCGGCGCTCTATCACGAGCGGCGCATGCTGCAGGCCGGGGTCGACCTGGCAGCCATTTCGGCGGCGGTCGATCCTGCCCGCGCTGCCGAAATCGCCCAATCCGTGCTGGTCGAGGCGCGGCTCCTTGCCCCGGCCAGCACGGATGGGCTCACCGTTGTCACCGGCCGCTACGATCGATCCGGATCAATCGCTGCCGAACGCTTCACGCCCGGCGCCACACCGGTCAATGCCGTTCGGGTCACCCTCATGCGTAGCGGCACTCTGCATTTCGCCAGCAGCTTTGCGCCCGAGCCGTCCATCAGCGCCGCGGGCCTGGCCGCCGTCACCCCGGAAGTCTCCTTCTCGCTGGGCTCGCGTCTTGCCAGCCTCAATGGCGGCCTTGCCAATGCGCTCCTCTCCGATCTTCTGGGCACCAATGTCTCGCTTTCGGTTGCTGATTACACCGGCCTGGCCGCCGCCCGCATCGACGCGCTTTCGTTCCTCGATGCGCTTGGCATCCGCATGGGCCTCAGCGCCATCACCTATGACGACCTCCTGGCCCTGGACGCCGATGCCGGTCTGATTGCCATGGCCCTGGCCGACCTGACCAATGGGCCCGTCAACCTGGCCTTGCTGTCTCTGGCAGGCGGTAGCGCCGGCAATGCTGTGCCGCTGTCGCGGCTCATGGCGCTGGGCCGCCTGGGCGGCCTGCAGCTGGGGAGCGCCGGTGCCGCAGACATCTCGCTCTCCACCCTCGAAGTCCTCACGGCCGCGGCGGCCCTTGCCGATGGCGACCGGCAGGTCTCGCTCAATCTCGGCGCCGCCGTGCCGGGCCTGGTCAGTCTCCGCCTCGACCTGGCGCTGGGCGAACCGCCCCAGGGCGGCGGCTGGTTCGCCATCGGCCCGGTCGATACCGTGCTTCGTACTGCTCAGTTGCGCCTGCGGCTCCGCGCCGAACTGCTGGGTGGCCCGGTACTGCTCGGTGCCGGGGTCAGCCTGCCGCTCTGGCTTGATCTGGCCCAGGCCGAAGCCCGTGTCGCCGCGGCCACCTGTCCCACGCCCGCCGCACCACAGGGCAGCGCCGTCATCGAGGCGCGCCCCGGCCTGGCGCGACTGGCCCTGGGCGAACTCGGTGATTATGCCCTGGCCGATTTCGGCAGCCCGCCAGCCCTGGCGCCGGCGCGGCTTGTCGATGTGCTGCTGCTCAAGGTCAGCGGTTCCGCCCAGATCGAAATCGCGCAGACCACGCCTGTGGCACTCGGTTTCTCTTCGGCTGACATTGCGGCCGGTACGCTCAAGACCGTCACCACCACCACGCCCATTGCGTCACTGGCCGGCTCGCTGCTGGGCGAACTCGACCTCACGGTCAGCGTGTTGGGGCTGGGCCTGGCCTCGCCCGCCCTCATTGCTCAGGCCCTGCGCGATCTGCTCGCGCCGCTCGCCCCCACGCTCGACATGACGCTCGCCGCCACGCTCTCCACTTTGGGCCTCGGCATCGGCGAGGCCGATATAAGGGTCTATGGGGTGCGCTGCGATCACGCCGTGCTGGTGGGCTGA
- a CDS encoding TadE/TadG family type IV pilus assembly protein gives MHGLRKHLLRHQGGTAVIEFAILTPVYLLLLTGMLAYGIYFGAAHALQQLAADAARTAIAGLDEAERNALVESYLAHNAGDYMLIDPARLVHDIGDSPLDPNQYVVRLTYDAALLPIWNLYPPLPLPGSTIVYGATIRRGGI, from the coding sequence ATGCATGGGCTGCGCAAGCACCTGCTCCGGCATCAGGGCGGCACCGCCGTCATCGAATTTGCCATCCTCACCCCGGTCTATCTGCTGCTGCTGACCGGTATGCTGGCCTATGGCATCTATTTCGGTGCCGCCCACGCACTGCAGCAGCTGGCCGCCGATGCGGCGCGAACCGCCATTGCCGGTCTGGATGAGGCCGAACGCAACGCGCTGGTGGAATCCTATCTGGCGCACAATGCTGGCGACTACATGCTCATCGACCCCGCCCGGCTGGTGCACGACATCGGCGACAGCCCGCTCGACCCCAATCAATATGTTGTCCGGCTGACCTATGACGCCGCCCTCTTGCCGATCTGGAACCTCTATCCGCCGCTGCCGCTGCCCGGCTCCACCATTGTCTATGGGGCCACTATCCGGCGCGGGGGCATCTGA
- a CDS encoding Gfo/Idh/MocA family protein, whose translation MSAKRLGIGFIGTGNISSAYLKAILGKDGLPGFGGLDVKGLADMRADAASARAAEFGLKSMSVDELLADPAIDLVVNLTIPRAHVDVGLKCLAAGKHVYSEKPLGITFAEGRKLLDAANAAGLRIGSAPDTFLGGSHQQARAVVDSGVLGTIIGGTAFFQCPGHESWHPDPAFYYDLGGGPMLDMGPYYITDLVNLLGPVARVSAMSSRLRAERTITSEPKKGQTVPVHIDTHVTGSLGFANGAIVQIGMSFDVAAHKHVPLELYGTEQSLIVPDPNFFGGTVETRKRGRDEAWTEVPVVQPYADGNYRSLGVADMAAAIIENRPHRANGDLALHVLEVMEAFEIAAREGRTVDIKTPVTRPAPLAESLKDGVL comes from the coding sequence ATGAGCGCCAAGCGCCTCGGTATCGGCTTCATCGGTACCGGCAATATTTCATCGGCCTATCTGAAGGCCATTCTGGGCAAGGACGGGCTCCCGGGCTTCGGCGGACTCGATGTGAAGGGTCTCGCCGACATGCGCGCCGACGCCGCCAGTGCCCGCGCCGCCGAATTTGGCCTCAAGTCGATGAGCGTCGATGAATTGCTGGCCGATCCGGCCATCGACCTCGTGGTCAATCTCACCATCCCGCGGGCCCATGTCGATGTTGGCCTCAAATGCCTGGCCGCCGGCAAACACGTCTATTCCGAAAAGCCGCTTGGCATCACCTTCGCCGAAGGGCGCAAATTGCTCGACGCGGCCAATGCCGCGGGGCTGCGCATCGGTTCGGCCCCCGATACCTTTCTCGGCGGCTCGCACCAGCAGGCGCGCGCCGTGGTCGATAGCGGCGTCCTGGGCACCATCATTGGCGGCACCGCCTTCTTCCAGTGTCCCGGCCACGAAAGCTGGCATCCCGATCCGGCCTTCTACTACGACCTCGGCGGTGGCCCCATGCTCGACATGGGTCCCTATTACATCACCGACCTGGTCAATCTGCTCGGCCCGGTTGCCAGGGTTTCGGCCATGTCCTCGCGCCTGCGCGCCGAACGCACCATCACCTCCGAGCCGAAAAAGGGTCAGACCGTCCCGGTCCATATCGACACCCATGTCACCGGTTCGCTCGGCTTTGCCAATGGCGCCATCGTGCAGATCGGCATGAGCTTCGACGTCGCCGCCCACAAGCATGTGCCGCTCGAACTCTATGGCACCGAGCAGAGCCTCATCGTCCCCGATCCCAATTTCTTCGGCGGCACGGTGGAAACGCGCAAGCGCGGCCGCGACGAGGCCTGGACCGAAGTGCCCGTGGTCCAGCCCTATGCCGACGGCAATTACCGCTCGCTCGGCGTCGCCGACATGGCCGCTGCCATCATCGAGAACCGCCCGCACCGGGCCAATGGCGATCTGGCCCTGCATGTGCTCGAGGTCATGGAAGCCTTCGAAATTGCCGCGCGGGAAGGCCGCACCGTGGACATCAAGACCCCGGTCACCCGCCCGGCGCCGCTGGCGGAAAGTTTGAAGGATGGGGTGCTTTAG
- a CDS encoding BrnT family toxin: protein MDFEWDDAKNEANVLKHGIDFADAVFIFRGPIVTWSDLRVDYGEMREISTGRMANTVIVTVVHTDRTGRRRIISARRASRRERIVYETSI from the coding sequence ATGGACTTCGAGTGGGACGACGCGAAGAACGAGGCCAATGTGCTCAAGCACGGCATTGATTTTGCCGATGCCGTTTTCATTTTTCGAGGTCCAATTGTCACCTGGTCTGATCTGCGGGTCGACTATGGCGAAATGCGCGAGATTTCGACTGGCCGGATGGCGAATACGGTGATCGTTACCGTCGTTCACACAGATCGGACCGGTCGCCGCCGTATCATTTCGGCGCGACGCGCTTCGAGGCGGGAAAGGATCGTCTATGAAACCTCCATATAG
- a CDS encoding rhodanese-related sulfurtransferase, translated as MNAPSSKSMASLPQPHHPYKVMAVYKFASLPDVEALKAPLAEFCCGKGIKGTLILAPEGINGTVAGTPEAIDALADYLFATGPFGTRLMGAEVKYSFADTAPFLRMKVRLKPEIVTLRAPQVDPNRQVGTYVEPEDWNALIERNDVVLVDTRNDYEVGLGTFQRALDPHTSSFVEFKDYVEKHLDPARDKKVAMFCTGGIRCEKASSYLLSQGFEEVFHLKGGILRYLEVTPPEQSRFQGECFVFDERVSVGHGLELGNATLCRACRHPLTEADRGHADYHEGVSCPYCKDDAAKHAAAAERQRQMDLAKKRGLAHMGDAALTDAERRRQAKRAQAERSRQANKPD; from the coding sequence ATGAACGCGCCCAGCTCGAAATCCATGGCCAGTTTGCCCCAGCCGCATCATCCATACAAGGTGATGGCGGTCTATAAATTCGCCTCGCTCCCCGATGTCGAGGCGCTCAAGGCCCCGCTGGCCGAATTCTGCTGCGGCAAGGGCATCAAGGGTACGCTCATCCTGGCCCCCGAGGGTATCAACGGCACCGTTGCCGGCACGCCCGAGGCCATCGACGCGCTCGCCGATTATCTCTTCGCCACCGGCCCCTTTGGCACCCGCCTCATGGGTGCCGAGGTGAAGTACTCTTTTGCCGACACCGCACCCTTCCTGCGCATGAAGGTGCGGTTGAAGCCCGAAATCGTCACCCTGCGCGCGCCCCAAGTCGATCCCAACCGTCAGGTCGGCACCTATGTCGAGCCCGAAGACTGGAACGCGTTGATTGAACGCAACGACGTGGTTCTGGTCGATACCCGCAACGATTACGAAGTCGGGCTTGGCACCTTCCAGCGCGCCCTCGATCCCCACACGTCGAGCTTTGTCGAGTTCAAGGACTATGTCGAAAAGCACCTGGACCCCGCGCGGGACAAGAAGGTCGCCATGTTCTGCACCGGCGGCATCCGCTGCGAAAAGGCGTCGTCCTATCTTCTGAGCCAAGGCTTTGAGGAAGTGTTCCACCTCAAGGGCGGCATCCTCAGATATCTCGAAGTCACTCCGCCCGAGCAGAGCCGGTTCCAGGGCGAATGCTTCGTTTTCGACGAGCGCGTCTCGGTGGGCCATGGGCTCGAACTGGGCAATGCCACGCTCTGCCGCGCCTGCCGCCATCCGCTCACCGAAGCCGATAGGGGTCACGCCGATTACCACGAGGGCGTGTCCTGCCCCTATTGCAAGGACGACGCGGCCAAGCACGCTGCCGCCGCCGAACGCCAGCGCCAGATGGACTTGGCCAAAAAGCGCGGTCTCGCGCATATGGGCGACGCCGCCCTCACCGACGCCGAAAGGCGGCGACAGGCCAAGAGGGCGCAGGCCGAGCGGTCGCGACAGGCGAACAAGCCGGATTGA